The Mastomys coucha isolate ucsf_1 unplaced genomic scaffold, UCSF_Mcou_1 pScaffold13, whole genome shotgun sequence genome has a window encoding:
- the Arsi gene encoding arylsulfatase I has translation MHALSGFSLVSLLSLGYLSWDWAKPGLVADGPAEAGDQPPAAPPQPPHIIFILTDDQGYHDVGYHGSDIETPTLDRLAAEGVKLENYYIQPICTPSRSQLLTGRYQIHTGLQHSIIRPRQPNCLPLDQVTLPQKLQEAGYSTHMVGKWHLGFYRKECLPTRRGFDTFLGSLTGNVDYYTYDNCDGPGVCGFDLHEGESVAWGLSGQYSTMLYAQRASHILASHSPQTPLFLYVAFQAVHTPLQSPREYLYRYRTMGNVARRKYAAMVTCMDEAVRNITWALKRYGFYNNSVIIFSSDNGGQTFSGGSNWPLRGRKGTYWEGGVRGLGFVHSPLLKKKRRTSRALVHITDWYPTLVGLAGGTTSAADGLDGYDVWPAISEGRASPRTEILHNIDPLYNHARHGSLEGGFGIWNTAVQAAIRVGEWKLLTGDPGYGDWIPPQTLASFPGSWWNLERMASIRQAVWLFNISADPYEREDLAGQRPDVVRTLLARLADYNRTAIPVRYPAANPRAHPDFNGGAWGPWASDEEEEEEEEEEEGRARSLSRGRRKKKCKICKLRSFFRKLNTRLMSHRI, from the exons ATGCATGCCCTCTCTGGATTCTCCCTGGTCAGCTTGCTCAGCTTGGGCTACCTGTCCTGGGATTGGGCCAAGCCCGGCCTTGTGGCTGATGGGCCTGCGGAAGCTGGCGATCAGCCTCCGGCGGCTCCACCGCAGCCTCCACACATTATCTTCATCCTCACCGATGACCAGGGGTACCACGACGTGGGATACCATGGCTCAGATATCGAGACCCCAACGCTGGACCGGCTGGCAGCTGAGGGCGTCAAACTGGAGAATTATTACATCCAACCCATATGTACACCTTCGAGGAGCCAACTCCTCACCGGCAG ATACCAGATCCATACAGGATTGCAGCACTCCATTATCCGCCCACGGCAGCCCAACTGTCTGCCCCTGGACCAGGTGACACTGCCCCAGAAGTTGCAGGAGGCAGGCTACTCCACCCACATGGTGGGCAAGTGGCATCTGGGCTTCTACCGGAAGGAGTGCTTGCCTACCCGCAGGGGCTTCGACACCTTCCTGGGTTCCCTCACAGGCAATGTGGATTACTACACCTATGACAACTGTGATGGCCCGGGGGTTTGTGGTTTCGACCTGCATGAGGGTGAGAGTGTGGCCTGGGGGCTCAGTGGCCAGTATTCCACTATGCTCTATGCTCAGCGTGCAAGCCACATCCTGGCCAGCCACAGTCCCCAGACACCCCTCTTTCTCTATGTGGCCTTCCAGGCAGTACACACCCCCCTACAGTCACCCCGAGAGTACCTATACCGCTACCGCACAATGGGCAACGTAGCTCGGCGCAAGTACGCAGCCATGGTGACCTGCATGGACGAGGCTGTGCGCAACATCACCTGGGCCCTCAAGCGCTATGGTTTCTACAACAACAGTGTCATTATCTTCTCCAGTGACAACGGTGGCCAGACTTTCTCAGGGGGTAGCAACTGGCCCCTTCGAGGACGCAAGGGCACTTACTGGGAAGGTGGGGTGAGGGGCCTGGGTTTTGTCCACAGCCCACTGCTCAAGAAAAAGAGACGGACCAGTCGGGCCCTGGTCCATATCACAGACTGGTACCCTACACTGGTGGGTCTGGCAGGCGGCACGACATCGGCGGCTGATGGGCTGGATGGCTACGACGTGTGGCCGGCCATTAGCGAGGGCCGGGCCTCACCACGCACAGAGATCCTACACAACATCGACCCCCTCTACAACCATGCCCGGCACGGCTCCTTGGAGGGTGGCTTTGGCATCTGGAATACAGCAGTGCAGGCAGCTATCCGAGTGGGGGAGTGGAAGCTGCTCACCGGAGACCCAGGCTACGGTGACTGGATTCCACCTCAGACACTGGCCTCCTTCCCTGGCAGCTGGTGGAACCTGGAGCGGATGGCCAGCATCCGCCAGGCCGTGTGGCTCTTTAACATCAGTGCTGACCCTTATGAGCGAGAGGACCTGGCTGGCCAGCGACCTGATGTAGTCCGCACCCTGCTGGCCCGCCTGGCTGATTATAATCGGACTGCCATCCCCGTGCGTTACCCAGCCGCGAACCCTCGGGCTCATCCTGACTTTAATGGGGGTGCTTGGGGGCCCTGGGCCagtgatgaggaagaagaagaggaagaggaggaggaggaaggcagagctaGGAGTCTCTCCCGGGGTCGCCGCAAGAAGAAATGCAAGATTTGCAAGCTTCGATCTTTCTTCCGTAAACTCAATACCAGGCTGATGTCCCACCGGATCTGA